In Bradyrhizobium lablabi, one DNA window encodes the following:
- a CDS encoding glycosyltransferase family 2 protein has translation MSTGPPAAARALAGHDSAGRAGLVSVIIPAYNEAATIERTISSVRNQTYSDLEMQVVDDGSTDETAAIVQRLAEIDHRITLLRKPNGGLVSARNYGIAHAGGEFIAPIDADDLWHPDKIKKQMVVMRVRGDHVGLVYCWSRAIDERDRVLFDITPCIFRGNVYTALILRNFLSSGAPLVRRRCVEELGGYDATLSSRGAACCEDLKFNLEVAERYDFDLVPEFLLAHRIRAGSMSTDSDAMLRSYEVVIEEVRTRHPELPARLFRWADGHQHLELGLTYVAGGQWSTGAPLLLKALVEDPPATIRRGTRRVFARLWRSSGFGALVRARRHGGAGNTVVNRNFFEVDPTILCGRPRAPWNRKRLAHAAALFVERRADVPSGADHHSPEDVGADIRQI, from the coding sequence TTGTCGACCGGGCCTCCTGCTGCGGCCCGCGCGCTCGCAGGTCATGATAGCGCCGGCCGTGCGGGGCTGGTCTCAGTCATCATTCCCGCCTACAACGAGGCTGCGACCATCGAAAGGACCATTTCTTCGGTACGCAACCAGACCTATTCAGATCTGGAGATGCAGGTCGTCGACGACGGTTCGACCGACGAGACTGCCGCTATAGTCCAGCGCCTTGCGGAAATAGACCACAGGATCACGCTTCTACGGAAGCCTAACGGCGGCCTCGTGTCAGCTCGCAACTATGGAATTGCGCATGCGGGTGGAGAGTTCATTGCCCCCATCGACGCCGATGACCTCTGGCATCCGGACAAGATCAAGAAGCAAATGGTGGTCATGCGGGTCCGTGGGGATCATGTTGGGCTAGTCTACTGCTGGTCGCGGGCGATCGATGAACGGGACCGGGTGCTCTTCGATATCACGCCGTGCATATTTCGAGGCAATGTCTATACGGCTCTGATCCTTAGAAACTTCCTGTCCAGCGGCGCGCCTTTGGTTCGCAGACGCTGCGTCGAAGAACTGGGTGGCTACGATGCGACACTTTCCTCCCGAGGGGCCGCTTGCTGCGAGGACCTGAAGTTCAATCTGGAGGTCGCTGAGCGCTATGACTTCGATCTCGTTCCGGAGTTCCTGCTTGCACACCGCATCCGTGCGGGAAGCATGTCGACCGATAGCGATGCCATGTTGCGCTCCTACGAGGTGGTGATCGAGGAGGTACGAACGCGACATCCTGAATTGCCGGCTAGGCTATTTCGCTGGGCAGACGGACACCAACACCTGGAGCTCGGGCTCACGTACGTGGCCGGTGGGCAGTGGTCGACAGGAGCCCCACTGCTTCTCAAAGCGCTGGTCGAAGATCCTCCTGCCACCATCCGACGAGGGACGAGGCGGGTCTTTGCGCGCCTCTGGAGGTCAAGCGGATTTGGTGCGCTCGTAAGAGCGAGGCGCCATGGCGGAGCGGGTAATACAGTGGTCAATCGCAACTTCTTCGAGGTTGACCCGACCATTCTGTGCGGACGTCCAAGAGCGCCATGGAACCGAAAGAGGCTCGCTCACGCTGCTGCACTGTTCGTAGAGCGCCGCGCGGATGTCCCATCCGGCGCGGATCACCATTCGCCTGAAGATGTGGGAGCTGATATCCGTCAAATCTGA
- a CDS encoding class I SAM-dependent methyltransferase — translation MMSSVQKRLAAGLKSILPIAVTQRLQAWWQDAAIRRSLLWPPFGAVASHDLLRRTSPISRLYGADRGTAIDRYYIEDFLARHANDIRGVVLEIQDDAYTKRFGKSHVKRSEVLSVSPGSKVTIVADLTSADQIPSSTFDCIILTQTLQYIYDLPAAVRTIYRILAPGGVLLATVPGICAIGPESWPCYWSFRPASVERLIADAFPGGSVCVESAGNVLAAIAFLHGLALEEVDRTALDVHDPAYPVVVRVRAVK, via the coding sequence ATGATGTCCTCGGTCCAAAAGAGACTTGCTGCTGGTTTGAAGTCGATTCTCCCCATCGCCGTCACGCAGAGGCTTCAAGCCTGGTGGCAAGACGCGGCCATACGCAGGTCTCTACTTTGGCCGCCATTCGGTGCTGTTGCATCCCATGACCTCTTGCGTCGAACCTCCCCGATAAGTCGGCTGTACGGTGCCGATCGCGGCACCGCCATCGATAGGTACTACATCGAAGACTTTCTGGCTCGCCATGCGAACGACATCCGCGGCGTCGTGCTTGAGATCCAAGATGACGCGTATACCAAGCGTTTTGGCAAGAGCCACGTTAAACGAAGCGAGGTACTGAGTGTCTCACCTGGAAGCAAGGTGACGATCGTCGCTGACCTCACGTCCGCAGATCAAATTCCGTCGAGCACGTTCGATTGCATCATTCTAACTCAGACGCTGCAATACATTTACGACCTGCCCGCCGCCGTGAGAACGATTTATCGAATTCTGGCGCCCGGCGGGGTGCTGCTTGCGACCGTCCCCGGCATATGCGCCATCGGGCCGGAAAGCTGGCCATGTTATTGGTCCTTCAGACCGGCATCGGTAGAGAGGCTCATTGCGGACGCCTTTCCTGGCGGCAGCGTTTGCGTCGAATCCGCCGGAAACGTGCTCGCCGCGATTGCCTTTCTGCACGGGCTTGCCCTCGAGGAAGTCGATCGCACTGCTCTCGATGTCCATGATCCGGCGTATCCCGTGGTCGTGCGTGTTCGGGCGGTGAAATGA
- a CDS encoding methyltransferase domain-containing protein: MTIKPRSLVIGAATYIPGLRNFTGRRTGGTVSARYCYSVWLRHLCMLHWHGLPTTFETVAELGPGDSLGTGLAALLSGTGQYVALDVVRYADSARNLQILEELVALFRNREPIPDQVEFPLVQPPLSSYAFPAFLTAARLEAALGPGRLDLIRAAVASPGTSLRDGKAVCYNAPWTAEMIGDAAADLVFSQGVLQFVRDLPRAYTEMVGWLKQGGIMSHEIAFQSIGITAEWNGHWSCSDTLWKLAVGRRRHATNREPHSTHIGLLEKAGCQVVTDERSVRRSGISGAKLAPRFRHLTDDDLTTSSALIQAVKLA, translated from the coding sequence GTGACAATCAAACCACGCTCACTCGTGATCGGCGCTGCGACGTACATTCCTGGGCTGCGAAACTTCACAGGCAGGAGAACGGGCGGCACGGTGTCCGCGCGGTATTGCTACTCTGTCTGGTTGCGCCATTTATGCATGCTGCACTGGCATGGTCTGCCTACGACGTTCGAAACGGTCGCTGAGCTTGGTCCGGGCGACTCCCTCGGCACGGGCTTGGCCGCACTCCTGTCCGGAACAGGACAATACGTCGCGCTGGATGTAGTCCGGTACGCAGATAGCGCCCGCAACCTTCAAATCCTGGAGGAACTGGTTGCACTCTTTCGAAATCGCGAGCCAATACCTGATCAAGTGGAGTTCCCGCTCGTTCAACCGCCGCTGTCGTCATACGCCTTTCCAGCTTTTCTTACGGCGGCGCGCCTGGAGGCCGCGCTCGGCCCCGGCCGGCTCGACCTGATCCGAGCCGCGGTGGCTAGTCCAGGGACGAGCCTCCGTGACGGGAAGGCGGTCTGTTATAACGCTCCTTGGACCGCGGAAATGATCGGGGACGCTGCAGCGGACCTCGTATTCTCCCAAGGAGTACTCCAATTTGTCCGTGATTTGCCGAGAGCGTACACAGAAATGGTGGGCTGGTTGAAACAGGGCGGGATCATGTCTCATGAGATCGCTTTCCAGTCGATTGGGATCACGGCCGAATGGAATGGCCACTGGTCGTGCTCGGACACGCTCTGGAAGCTAGCGGTGGGAAGGCGGCGGCATGCGACCAATCGCGAGCCACATTCGACGCACATCGGACTGCTGGAAAAGGCGGGGTGCCAAGTCGTGACCGACGAGCGCAGCGTCCGGCGGTCGGGTATCAGTGGAGCGAAACTCGCGCCCCGCTTTCGCCATCTGACCGACGACGATCTCACGACGAGCAGCGCGCTAATACAAGCGGTGAAGTTGGCCTGA
- a CDS encoding FkbM family methyltransferase, whose translation MAHHPDLIFDVGLHKGEDTDFYLKKGFKVVAFEADPDLVAHCRDHFQQPIADHRLRIIEGAVAPEAAGERIAFYKNLQKSEWGTIDQRWVERNEKFGTRSVKIEVGRVDLAEMFRTHGIPFYLKIDIEGADHLVLDELGRFEDRPPYISMEAEKVDFSQLVSELNLLKRLGYRTFKPVQQASIPGTRIATTTLRGEPLHHVFVDGASGPFGEDLSGRWLNYGECLRRFRAIFGLYRLFGDDGIVHDFRGGMRIPRLLSRLYRRQFPGWYDIHASLR comes from the coding sequence ATGGCGCACCACCCCGATCTGATTTTCGATGTCGGCTTGCACAAAGGCGAGGACACCGACTTCTATCTGAAAAAAGGGTTCAAGGTTGTCGCCTTCGAGGCCGACCCCGACCTCGTCGCCCATTGCAGGGACCACTTCCAGCAGCCGATTGCCGACCACCGATTGCGAATAATCGAAGGTGCCGTCGCTCCAGAAGCAGCGGGTGAGCGCATCGCCTTTTATAAGAACCTGCAGAAATCCGAGTGGGGCACTATTGATCAAAGATGGGTGGAGCGAAATGAAAAATTTGGAACGCGATCAGTCAAGATCGAGGTTGGCCGAGTCGATCTTGCTGAGATGTTTCGCACACATGGAATTCCGTTCTATTTGAAGATTGATATCGAGGGCGCCGATCACCTGGTTCTGGACGAGCTGGGGCGATTCGAGGATCGCCCACCCTACATTTCGATGGAGGCTGAAAAAGTCGACTTCTCGCAGCTCGTCTCCGAATTGAACCTCCTCAAGCGTCTTGGTTACCGGACATTCAAGCCTGTTCAGCAAGCGTCGATCCCGGGCACCCGAATTGCGACGACAACTCTTCGGGGCGAACCGCTGCACCATGTCTTCGTCGACGGCGCTTCTGGACCATTTGGGGAGGATCTTTCCGGCCGCTGGTTGAACTATGGCGAATGCCTTCGGCGATTCCGCGCGATCTTTGGTCTCTACCGTTTATTTGGCGATGATGGGATTGTGCACGACTTTCGAGGCGGAATGCGCATACCGCGCCTGTTGTCGCGGCTGTACCGACGGCAGTTCCCTGGTTGGTATGATATTCACGCCAGCTTGCGGTAG
- a CDS encoding FkbM family methyltransferase, with protein MGTVSARAIVFTRPQPLACNQGLCLRCGMLEQLELGRWWKAVKAFGLGQGTSAYFFLALPRLSRFAGRKAKPMRIPSVPHPIWLRPATTDWYVMEQIFIDQGFSLSRWPGHERAIRSNYDRMLERGQIPVILDCGAHIGLAALWFAQRFLRARIFAVEPAQDNFELLRQNVSSHPNITPIHAAIWDRDTRVDLVNPDGEPWAWAARESGSGEVQTVTVRDLLQREPNGLPLIVKIDIEGGEIELFRSNVEWIEQTPLIVFELHDWQGGWRGAGHSVFSRLSTHPRDYMQRADNMFSFAHSLAQMN; from the coding sequence TTGGGAACGGTTTCCGCGCGGGCGATCGTGTTTACCCGGCCTCAACCGCTTGCTTGCAATCAGGGTCTGTGCTTGCGTTGCGGAATGTTGGAACAATTGGAACTTGGGCGTTGGTGGAAAGCCGTCAAAGCGTTCGGCCTCGGACAAGGAACGAGCGCATACTTCTTCCTTGCGTTGCCTCGCCTGTCCCGATTTGCCGGGAGGAAGGCGAAGCCGATGCGCATTCCCAGCGTCCCGCACCCGATCTGGCTGCGCCCGGCGACAACCGACTGGTACGTCATGGAGCAGATTTTTATCGATCAAGGCTTCAGTTTGTCGCGTTGGCCGGGGCACGAGCGCGCCATTCGTTCAAACTACGACAGGATGCTCGAGCGCGGTCAAATTCCCGTGATCTTGGATTGCGGCGCGCATATTGGCCTTGCTGCCCTTTGGTTCGCACAGCGGTTTCTTCGTGCTCGCATATTCGCGGTCGAGCCCGCGCAAGACAATTTCGAACTCTTGCGCCAGAATGTTTCTTCTCATCCCAACATCACGCCGATACACGCCGCCATATGGGATCGCGACACGCGGGTCGATCTGGTCAATCCGGACGGTGAGCCCTGGGCATGGGCGGCGCGCGAATCCGGTTCCGGTGAGGTGCAGACCGTCACCGTGCGCGACCTCCTGCAGCGCGAGCCCAATGGCCTCCCGCTCATCGTCAAGATCGATATCGAAGGCGGCGAGATCGAGCTATTCCGCTCGAACGTCGAATGGATCGAGCAAACGCCCCTGATCGTATTCGAGCTGCACGATTGGCAAGGCGGTTGGCGCGGGGCGGGACACTCCGTGTTTTCACGCCTCAGCACGCATCCTCGGGACTACATGCAACGTGCCGACAACATGTTTTCCTTCGCGCACTCCTTGGCGCAGATGAATTGA